A section of the Aphanothece sacrum FPU1 genome encodes:
- a CDS encoding Uma2 family endonuclease, which produces MSNLPSPLELPIPLTDDQFWQLCQQQEELQFERTAQGDLIIMTPTGGITSDRNSDINFQLRAWNRQYKLGKVFDSSGGFKLPNGADRSPDASWVKLERWNALTLEQQAKFVPLCPDFIIELRSLNDSLPKLQKKMEEYQDNGAKLGWLIDPQRKLIEVYRPDQSVEILDSPTTISGEDILPGFVLDLTEIFS; this is translated from the coding sequence ATGAGTAATTTACCGTCACCATTAGAATTACCAATTCCTCTAACAGATGACCAATTTTGGCAACTGTGTCAACAACAAGAAGAATTACAATTTGAGCGGACGGCTCAGGGGGATTTAATTATTATGACACCCACAGGAGGAATAACAAGTGATCGTAATTCAGATATTAATTTTCAACTAAGAGCCTGGAATCGTCAATATAAACTCGGCAAAGTTTTTGACTCATCGGGGGGGTTTAAACTGCCTAATGGGGCTGATCGTTCCCCTGATGCTTCTTGGGTTAAACTAGAACGATGGAATGCTTTAACTTTGGAGCAACAAGCAAAATTTGTGCCTCTTTGTCCTGATTTTATTATTGAATTGCGATCGCTTAATGATTCTTTACCAAAACTACAAAAAAAGATGGAAGAATATCAAGATAATGGAGCAAAGTTAGGCTGGTTAATTGATCCTCAACGTAAATTAATAGAAGTTTATCGTCCTGATCAATCTGTTGAAATCTTAGACTCTCCTACTACTATATCAGGAGAAGATATCTTACCTGGATTTGTATTAGATTTAACCGAAATTTTTTCCTAA
- a CDS encoding NADP-dependent isocitrate dehydrogenase, translating to MYEKLTPPTTGSKITFKEAKPIVPNDPIIPFIRGDGTGVDIWPATEKVIDAAVAAAYGNTKKINWFKVYAGDEACELYGTYQYLPDDTLTAIKEYGIAIKGPLTTPIGGGIRSLNVALRQIFDLYACVRPCRYYPGTPSPHKFPEKLDVIVYRENTEDIYLGIEWKQGSEIGKKLIDYLNNELIPATPEHGKKKIPLDAGIGIKPISKTGSQRLVRRAIEEALRLPKKKQMVTLVHKGNIMKYTEGAFRDWGYELATSDFRDVCVTERESWILSNKEGNPNISIEDNARHIEPGYDALTPEKKQQACQEVTEVLDTIWESHGNGKWKEKIMVNDRIADSIFQQIQTRPDEYSILATMNLNGDYISDAAAAVVGGLGMGPGANIGDTCAIFEATHGTAPKHAGLDRINPGSVILSGVMMLEYMGWQEAADLIKKGLGNAIANRQVTYDLARLIEPPVDKPLKCSEFAQAIIDHFAD from the coding sequence ATGTACGAGAAACTGACACCCCCAACAACTGGTTCTAAAATTACCTTTAAAGAGGCCAAACCCATTGTTCCTAATGATCCCATTATTCCCTTCATTCGTGGGGATGGAACCGGGGTTGATATTTGGCCAGCTACGGAAAAAGTTATCGATGCGGCCGTTGCTGCTGCTTACGGAAACACTAAAAAAATTAATTGGTTTAAGGTTTATGCAGGGGATGAAGCTTGTGAACTTTACGGAACCTATCAATATTTACCCGATGATACTCTAACGGCTATTAAAGAATATGGTATCGCTATCAAAGGCCCTTTGACTACCCCTATTGGTGGGGGTATTCGTTCCTTAAACGTGGCTTTACGGCAAATTTTTGATTTATATGCTTGTGTGCGTCCCTGTCGCTATTATCCGGGGACTCCTTCTCCTCATAAGTTTCCTGAAAAATTAGATGTTATTGTTTATCGAGAAAATACGGAAGATATTTATCTAGGTATTGAATGGAAACAAGGCTCAGAAATTGGCAAAAAACTGATCGATTATTTGAATAATGAACTGATTCCTGCAACTCCTGAACATGGCAAAAAAAAGATTCCTTTAGATGCAGGAATTGGTATTAAACCTATTAGTAAAACTGGTTCTCAACGGTTAGTTCGTCGGGCAATTGAAGAAGCTTTACGTCTTCCTAAAAAGAAGCAAATGGTCACTTTAGTGCATAAAGGCAATATTATGAAATACACTGAAGGTGCTTTTCGTGACTGGGGTTATGAATTAGCTACTTCAGACTTTCGTGATGTCTGTGTGACTGAACGAGAATCTTGGATTTTGAGTAATAAAGAAGGAAATCCTAACATTAGCATTGAAGATAATGCCCGTCACATTGAACCTGGTTATGATGCTTTAACTCCTGAGAAAAAACAACAAGCTTGTCAAGAAGTCACAGAAGTTCTTGATACAATTTGGGAAAGTCATGGTAATGGCAAATGGAAAGAAAAGATCATGGTTAATGATCGTATTGCTGATAGTATTTTCCAACAAATTCAAACCCGTCCTGATGAATATTCTATCTTGGCAACGATGAATTTAAACGGTGACTATATCTCTGATGCTGCTGCTGCAGTTGTGGGAGGTTTAGGCATGGGGCCAGGGGCTAATATTGGGGATACTTGCGCTATTTTTGAGGCAACTCATGGTACTGCACCTAAACACGCTGGTTTAGACAGAATTAATCCTGGTTCGGTCATTCTTTCTGGGGTGATGATGTTAGAATATATGGGATGGCAAGAAGCGGCAGATTTGATTAAAAAAGGTCTAGGAAATGCGATCGCTAACCGTCAAGTTACTTATGATTTGGCACGGTTAATTGAACCCCCTGTTGATAAACCTTTGAAGTGTTCAGAGTTTGCTCAAGCTATTATTGATCATTTTGCTGATTAA